GTCGACGACGGAGATCTGGCTGCGGCCGATGGTGAACGTCACGGACTTCCGCTGCTCGCCGTACACCCCCGGCCTGCCCTCGATCCCGTCGAGGTCCATGCGGAGCGTCACCTTGGTGCCGGGCTTCCAGTACTCCTCGGGGCGGAAGTCCAGCCGGTCGTTGCCGAACCAGTGGCCCTCGATCGGCACCGACGGCGAGGCGCTGACCTTTATCCCCTTCTCCACGTCCGCCGGGTGGGTGATACCGCGGGTGAAGTGGAGCGAGACCGGCATGCCGACGCCGACCGTCGTGCCGTCCTCCGGGGTGTAGATGCCCACGAAGGTGTTCTTGGGGCGGAGGGTGGTGAAGGTGGCGTGCCTGGCCGTGGTCAGACCGTGGGCGTCCTTGGCGACCGCGTCCACGGTGTAGGTGGTGTCCGAGCGGAGATGGGCGTCGGGCCGCCAGCTCTTCCCGCCCTGGGCGATCTTCCCCTCGACCGGGGTGCCCTTCGCGTCCTTGACCTTGACCGAGGACAGGGTGCCCTTCGCCGAGGTGACCTTCAGCGCGCCGCTGGTGTCCACCCCCTTGGCGCCGTCCTTGGGCGCGATGGTCACCACGGCGCGGGAGGTCCTGGGCCGGTCGCCCTTGCCGTCCTTGCCCTTCTCACCGCCGTCGGAGCCGCCGCCGCACGCGGCCACCGCCATCAGCAACACCCCGAGCAGCAGCGCGAGAAGCCCCTTGCGGCCGCCCCGCACCGCCCCCGGTATCCGCCGCACCGTCACAACAGCTCTCCCCTCCCCCAGGGCCGCGCCCCCGCGGCAACCCCGACACGCACAAGGCGCTCCTGGCGATAGGTAATCACACGCCGCCGACAGTGGGCTCCCCCCGATGGTCACGTTTCAGTCGCAGGCCAGAGGGGTCCCAGGATGATCGTCCGGTGGCGGTAGGGGAAAACGTGCGAGTCGGCGGGATTACGGGCAGAACAGGTGGGAGGGCGCAGGGCGGGCCGTGCGGGACGGGACACCGCGGGCCCACCGCCCGCCATGAGGTGCTGCCCGCCTCCCTCCCACGGGGCGGAGGCGGTTGGCCGCGAGCCGCGGAGGCCGATGTGTCCGGCGCAGCCGAGCAGGAGACGCGTACCGCCCAGTGGGAGACCCGCGACGGAACACCCGCACGACCCTCGGCGACGGCGGTGGGGCACCCCGTCGGCCACCGGCCCACGGCCGTCGCGCCGCGCCGCGGCCGGTCACCCGCCCCCGCGGCGGGCCCCGCCGTCCTGCCGGGCAGCCCGGAGCCGCTCGGCGCCCGCCCGTGCCGGGGCCCTGACGGGGCGTGGGGCACCAACTTCGCGCTGTGGGCGGGCGGTGCCGAGGCCGTCGAGCTCTGCCTGTTCGACGACGACGGACGCGAGCTCCGCTGCCCGCTCACCGAGCTCACCCACGAGGTCTGGCACGGCTTCGTCCCCGGAGTGCTGCCCGGCCGCCGCTACGGCTACCGCGTGCACGGCCGCTGGGACCCCTGGATGGGCGCCCGCTGGAATCCGGCGAAGCTGCTGCTGGATCCGTACGCCCGCGCCGTGGACGGGGACTTCGCGCTGCCCGCGGAGGTCTACGGACATGTGCGGGACTGGCCGCAGCAGCATGTGGCGGACACCGTACGGGACGATCGCGACTCCGCCCCGTACGTCCCCAAGGGCGTGGTCATCGGCGACGACGCGGCGGCCGGCGCGCCCGACGAGTGGACCGAGGACCGACGGCCCAAGACGCCCTGGGCCGAGTCGGTGATCTACGAGCTCCATGTGCGCGGCTTCACCATGCGCCACCCCGGGGTACCGCCCGAGCTGCGCGGCACCTACGCGGGGCTGGCGCATCCGGCGGCGATCGAGCATCTGACCCGGCTCGGAGTCACGGCGGTGGAGCTGCTGCCGGTGCATCAGTTCGCCCATGAGGACCATCTGCTGCGCCGGGGATTGCGCAACTACTGGGGCTACAACTCGATCGGCTACTTCGCGCCGCACGCCGGATACGCGGTCGGCGGCACCCGCGGCCAGCAGGTCGGGGAGTTCCGGCGGATGGTGCGCGCCCTGCACGCCGCCGGGATCGAGGTGATCCTCGACGTGGTCTACAACCACACCGCCGAGGCCAATGAGCTGGGCCCCACGCTCTCGCTGCGCGGTGTCGACAACCGCGGCTACTACCGGCTCCAGCAGGACCCCCGCCGCTACGCCGACTTCACCGGTTGCGGCAACACCCTCAACGTCCTCCAGCCGCAGGTGCTCCGCCTGATCACCGACTCGCTGCGCTACTGGGTCACCGAGATGGGCGTGGACGGCTTCCGCTTCGACCTGGCCAGCGCGCTCGCCCGCGCCGCGCACGGCGTGGACATGCTCTCGCCCTTCCTGGCCGTGATCGCGCAGGATCCCGTGCTGCGCCGGGTCAAGCTGATCGCGGAGCCCTGGGACGTGGGTTCCGGCGGCTATCAGGTGGGCGCCTTCCCGCCGCTGTGGGCGGAGTGGAACGACCGCTACCGCGACGCGGTGCGGGACTTCTGGCGCGGGGCGCTGCCCGACGCCCGCGAGCTGGGCTACCGGCTCTCCGGCTCCAGCGATCTGTACGAGCGCGGTGGCCGCCGCCCGTACGCCTCGGTCAACTTCATCACCGCGCACGACGGTTTCACCCTGCGCGACCTGGTCTCGTACGAGCGCAAGCACAACGAGGCCAACGGGGAGGGCAACCGCGACGGCTCCCCCGACAACCGCGCCTGGAACTGCGGCGCCGAGGGCGAGACCGACGACCCCGGCATCCGCGCGCTGCGCCGCCGTCAGCTGCGCAATCTGCTGGCCACCCTGCTGCTGTCCACCGGGGTGCCGATGCTGGTGGCGGGCGATGAGCTGGGCCGCACCCAGGGCGGCAACAACAACGCGTACTGCCAGGACAACGAGACCGGCTGGCTGGACTGGTCGCTGCTGGAGGACCCCGGCTGGCGCGCCCTCACCGAGCTCACCGCCCGGCTGATACGGCTGCGCCGGGCCCATCCGGTGCTGCGCCGCCCGGCCTTCTTCTCCGGTCTGGCCCGGCCCCCGGAGGGGCTGCGCGACCTGGCGTGGTTCACCCCGCACGGCACCGAGATGACCGAATCCGACTGGTACGCGCCGACGACCGCCCTCGGGGCCTATCTGTCGGGCCGCGAACTGCCGCAGCGCGATCCGCACGGCACCCCGGTCTCCGACGACAGCTTCCTGGCGCTGCTGCACGCGGGACCGCGGCCGGTCTCCTTCACCCTCCCCGGGCCGCCCTGGGCCCGGGGGTACGAGCTCCTGCTGGACACGACCCGCGAGGAGCAGGACGCGCCCCCGGGCACACGCCTCGCGGCGGGCGCGCCCATCGAGCTTCCGGAACGCTCGGTCCTGCTGCTGCGCGCCCTCACCTCCGTGGACCTACGCCAAAAAACCGAGTGAGCACTGTCAGTGGCGGACCGTAGTCTCCCCACTGATGGCTGTGACGAGTGAACCCCGCGCCCAGGAAGGCGGTGCCGCCCCGCGGCACCGCTCCGCCACGCGTTCGCTTCTGCGGCTGTGGCCATACGTGCGCCCGGTGCGGGCGCGGCTGTTCGGCGCGGCCGGGGTGGCGGTCGTCGCCTCCTGTATGGGGCTGGTCATCCCGCTGGTCCTCAAGTGGATGGTGGACGGGCCGGTGGCCCACCGGGACCCGGGCGGGGTCTGGCTGGGCGGTGCGCTGCTGCTCGCGCTCGGTACGGCCGAGGCCGCGCTCTTCGGGCTGCGGCGCTGGCTGGTGGGGCGGCCGCTGGCGTCCGTCGAGGCCGCGATGCGCGCCGATCTCTACCGCCATCTCCAGCGGCTGCCGGTCTCCTTCCACGACCGCTGGGCCTCCGGCCAGCTGCTGTCGCGGGCCACGACCGATCTGATGCTGCTGCGGATGTTCCTGGCCTTCCCGCTCACCTTCCTGGTGGTCAACGGGGTCACCATCCTGGCCGGGTTCGCCATTCTGCTGTCCCAGGAGTGGACGCTGGGCCTGGTCCTGATGGCCCCGGCGGTGCCGCTGATGATCCTCTGCTCGCTCTTCGAGACGCGGTACGCGACGGTGGCCCGTACCGTCCAGGACCAGACCGGCGATCTGACGACGGTCGTGGAGGAGGGCGTGCTGGGCGTCCGGATCGTCAAGGGCTTCGGCCGCCACCGCAGCCAGGCCCGCGCCTTCCGCGCCCTGTCCGAGCGGGTCCGCTCCACCGAGCTGCGCAAGGCGCGGCTGCTGGCCGCGATCTGGGCGCTGATCATGACCCTGCCGGAGCTGGCGATCGGCGCGGCGCTGGTGCTGGGCACGGTGCGGGTGGCCGACGGGGATCTGTCGGCGGGCACGCTGGTCGCCTTCCTCTCCACCGCCCTGACGCTGCGCTGGCCGGTGGAGTCCCTGGGCTTCCTCCTCGCCATGAGCCAGGACGCGGCCACGGCCACCGACCGCTATTTCGACGTCATGGACGCGGAACCGGCCGCGGCCGCCGACGACCGGCTTCGGGCCGCGCCTTCGCGGGAGCGCGACCAGGAACTGCCTGCGCGGGAGCGCGGCCAAGAGGGCGACGGCGGGCTGCGGTTCGAGGGGGTGGAGTTCGCCTACGCGGACGCGCCACCGGAGGAGCCACCCGTGCTGCGCGGGGTCGATCTCCACATCCGGCCCGGCGAGACCATGGCGCTGGTCGGGGCGACCGGTTCCGGGAAGACCACCCTTACCGCCCTCGTCCCCCGGCTCCACGAGGTCACGCGCGGCCGGATCACCCTCGACGGCCGGGACATCACCGCCCTCTCCCGGGATGAGCTGCGCGCCCTGGTGGCCGTCGCGTTCGAGGAGCCCACGCTGTTCTCCGCCACCGCCGGGGAGAACGTCCTCATGGGCGCCGCCGACGCGGGGACGGAGGAGCTGCTGCGGGCCCTGAAGGTGGCGCAGGCCGACTTCGTGCACGCCCTCCCGGAGGGCATCGACACCGAGGTCGGCGAGCAGGGGCTGAGCCTGTCCGGCGGTCAGCGGCAGCGGCTCGCGCTGGCGCGGGCCGTCGTGGGCCGCCCCCGGTTCCTGGTGCTCGACGATCCGCTGTCCGCCCTCGACGTACACACCGAAGCGCTGGTGGAGGCGGCGCTGCGGCGGGTGCTGGCGTCCACGACCGCGCTGGTCGTCGCCCACCGGCCGTCCACCGTGCTGCTCGCCGACCGGGTCGCTCTGCTGTCGGAGGGCCGGATCGCCGCCGTCGGCACCCATCAGCGGCTGCTGCGGGAGAGCGCGGAGTACCGCTCGCTGATGTCCGGGCAGGAAGCCGAGGAGGGGGAGAGAAGCCCATGACCACGGTCGAGGAGGAGCGGGAGAGCACCGACGACTGGGACGACGGGGACGCGGACGGGGGCCGTACGGCGTCGCCCGACGACCCGTTCGACCGCGATGTCCTGCCGGTGCCCAAGGGCGCGTCGCTCGCCCTGCTGCGCTCGCTGCTCTCCCCGCGCCGGGGGCGGGTGTGGCTGGCGACCGTTCTGCTGCTGCTCCAGCAGGCCGCCGTCCAGGCGGGTCCGCTGCTCGTGGCGTACACCATCGACCGCGCCGTGCCCGCCTTCCGGGACGGCGGCCACGGGCCGCTGATCGCGGTCGGCGCGGGCTATCTGGGCTGTGCGCTCGCCTCCGGGGCGCTCCAGTACGCGTTCATCCGCGCCTCCGCGCGGATCAGCCAGGACGTGCTGCTGGATCTGCGCGGCCGGATCTTCCGTCATGCCCAGGCGCTGAGCGTGGACTTCCATGAGCGGTACACCTCCGGCCGGCTGATCTCCCGCGCCACGACGGACGTCGAGTCGCTGCGCGAGCTGCTCATCGAGGGCCTGGAGGAGCTGCTCGGGGTCGCGCTCTCGGTGGTCTACATCTCCATCACGCTGCTGTATCTGGACTGGGGTCTCGGCGGGGCGGCCGTGCTCTCCTTCTGGCCGCTGTATCTGCTGATCCGCTCCTTCCAGCGGCGCTCCATGCGGGTGTACCGCAAGCGGTCGACGGCCATCGCGGCGGTGATCGTGACGTTCACCGAGACCATGAACGGCATCCGCCCCGTGCAGGCGTTCCGCCGCGAGCGCGCCAACGACGCGCGCTTCGGTGAGCAGAACCACCGCCACGAGCGCGCCAACGGGGACGCGATCCTGGAGATGGCCCGCTATGTGGTCAGCTCCCGGCTGGTGGCCAACGCGGCGGTGGCCGTCATCGTGCTCTGGGGCGCGTACCGGGTGGCCTCCGGTTCGCTCGCGCTCGGGGTGCTCGCCGCGGCCGCGCTGTATCTGCGCAGGCTGTACGACCCGATCGACCGGCTGGGGATGTTCCTCAACTCCTACCAGTCGGCGGCCGCCTCACTGGAGAAGATCGCCGGTCTGCTGGCCCAGCGGCCCTCGGTGCCCGAGCCCGCCGACCCCAAGCCGCTGCCGCCGCGCCCGGCGGAGGCCCCCGGCCGGGAGGTGGTCTTCGACGGGGTGCGCTTCGCCTATCGCACCGGCGGCGAGGTGCTCCCCCGCTTCGACCTCACGCTGCCCGCCGGGCAGACGGTCGCGGTGGTCGGGGCCACCGGCGCGGGCAAGTCCACCCTGGCCAAGCTGCTGGCCCGCTTCTACGACCCCAGCGACGGCCGGGTGCTGCTCGACGGGGTGGATCTGCGCGATCTGGCCATGCCCGAACTGCGGCGCGGTGTGGTCATGGTGACGCAGGAGGCGTTCCTGTTCTCCGGCACGGTCGCCGACAACATCGCCATCGGCCGCCCCGACGCCACCCGCGCCGAGATCGAGCAGGCGGCCAAGGCGATCGGCGCGCATGACTTCATCGCCTCGCTGCCCGACGGCTACGACACGGATGTGCGCAAGCGCGGCGGCCGGATCTCCGCCGGTCAGCGCCAACTGGTGGCGTTCGCCCGCGCGTTGCTCGCCGATCCGTCCGTCCTCATCCTCGACGAGGCCACCTCCTCGCTCGACATCCCGGGCGAGCGGGCGGTGCAGCGCGCCATGGACACGGTGCTGCGGGACCGTACGGCGGTCGTCATCGCCCACCGGCTGTCGACGGTCGAGACGGCCGACCGGGTGCTGGTCATGGCCGACGGCCGGATCGTGGAGGACGGCCCGCCGGACCGGCTGATCGCGGGCGAGGGCCGGTTCGCGGCACTGCACCAGGCGTGGCGGGACAGCTTGGTGTGAGGCGGGCGCCGGGTGCGGGCCGGCGATCCGTTGCCGGGCCGCACGGGCCGCGTGCGCGTACGAGGGCGGCTCAAGCCGCGTGCGCGTACGAGGGCCGCTCAGGCCGCGTGCGCGTACGAGGCCAGCAGCCCGGCGGCGAGTACCGGGTCCACGACCGGGACGCCCAGCCGCCGCTCCAACAGGGGCCGGATGCCGATGGTGTTCAGGCCCGTACAGGCGAGGAGCAGCGTGTCCGCGCCCGAGGCGACGAGTCCTGCCGCGGCCTCCAGTACCGCCTCGGGCCCCTCCGGGGCGAGCAGGTCGGTGGTGCGGTGGACGCCGTGGGGGCGGGCGGAGGCGGTGAAGCGGTCGCCGAGCAGGGCGCGTACGGCGGGCGGTGCCTCGTCCCGGATGCCCAGCACCCCGACCCGGCGGCCGAGGCCCAGGGCCACGGCGGCGGCCGCCGACCCCGCGCCGATGACGGGGACGCCGACGGCCTCGCGCGTCTCCTGGAGCGCCGGATCGGCGGCGCAGCTGATGATCAGCGCCCGCGCCCCGGCATCGGCCAACTCCCGGGCGAGCGCCACGATCTTGGGTTCGGCGCGGGCCTCGGACTCGTCGTCATGGATGCCGTACGGCTGGCCGGGGATGCACCGCGAGACGGTCGGCAGACCGTAGCGCTCCTCGATGGCCGTGCCATGGGTGGCGACGGCGGTGGGGTCCTCGCTGATGAGGACGCGGACCACCCCGATGGGCCGGGCCGGGGCTTCGGGCGGGGGCACGGACATGAGGGACCTCCGGTGGATGAGGCGCATCGCGGGTCGGACGAAGGGTGCGGGCGGAGAGTGCGCCAAGGCGCCGCGCGCCCGTTACGCCGAGGCCGCCACCACCTCCGCCGCCATCCGGACGGCGATGGCGCGGGCCAGCAGTACGGGGCGGCCCGCGGCCCGCAGGGCGGCGGTGCGCATCCGCTCGGTGTAGCCGATGCAGTCCAGGACGAGCCAGGAGCTGCCGCGCTCGGCCAGGCCGCGCGCGGCGGCGGCCACGTCGTCCAGGACGCGCTCGGCGGGGCCGTACGGATCGGCGACCGCGGCCTCCACCCGGCCGGGCAGCAGCTCCGCCCAGCGCCGGGAGACGTCCTCCGCCTGGTCCGGATGCGGGCAGACGATGCCCACCGGGTCGGTGCCCACGGCCGCGGCCACGGCCTGCTGCACCAGCGGTTCGGCGAACAGCAGCGGCCGCCCGGCCCGTACCGCCGGGAAGCGGCCGGTGCACAGCAGCAGCGTCGCGGCGGCGCCGTCCCGCTCCGCGCGGCCGACCGCGTCCGCGATGCGCGGGACGATCGCCCCGTGCCCGAGCAGCACCGAACGGCCGTCGCGCAGCCGGGAGACCAACGGTGCCTCGCCGTGCTCGGGGGCCAGCAGCCGACGGGTCGCGGCCTCGGCGTCACCGTCGAACCGGTCGGCGTCGAGCGCGCCGTGTTCGACCAGGCGCACCCCGGGCAGCAGCGGTTCGGCGTCCGGGCGGAGGTCGGCGCGCGGGGCCTGGCCGATGGTGACGAGGCCGAGGGCCGGGCCGCCCGCCGGGTGGTCGCGGTCCACGCTCTCCGTGGTGTCCACAGCCTCGGTGGTGTCCACAGCGTGCATGTCCTTCCTCACAGCGCCTTGGTGAGCTGGCCGACGTCGTTGAGGGAGCTTCCGGCGACGAGTCCCGCGCCGACCAGCGACAGCTCGTTCTCGGCCTGCTCGTCGGACTCCTTGCGCGCCCTCGCGTCGGCGATCCCGCGCCGCCGCCACATGGTGTAGAGCTGACGGATCACCAGGGCGCCGAGGACCATCCATCCGGCCTGGGGCGTGGCCACCAGAAGTCCGGTGGCCAGCAGGACGCCCATCTGCCGGGAGGGTCCGCCGATGAGCTGGACCAGCGCGCCGGGGATCGCCCACAGCAGCATGGTGGTCATGGTGCCGGGCTCGAGGCCGGTCTTGATGGTGGTGACGTAGACCTCGGCGACCGGCGGCACCTTGCCGTCGGAGAAGAACGCCTTCCAGGCGACGGCGACGACGACCAGCGCCACACCGAAGCCGACGAGCTGGGCGAGGTACTGCTGGCGCCGTCCCTCGATCTCGAAGGGCCGCCAGGGCGCCGCGTCCCGGCGCAGCAGCCAGCCCGCCTTGAAGTCGTAGCCGAGGTCGGCGAAGGCGGGGCCGGTGGAGGCCGTGTAGCCGACCAGCAGGGCGAGCGGGACGGTCGGGATGTGCAGCACCAGACCGATGATCAGGAAGATCAGGGTGACCGCGAAGGCCGGGAACCAGCCGGAGTGCATCGCCGCCAGCCCCACGATCAGCTGGTGGACGATGGCGGCGACACCGGCCAGCAGCACCCAGCCGACCAGGGCGGGCAGGGAGAGCCCGCCGCCCACGCCGCCCGCGATGGCGACCACGACCGCGCCGCAGACGAAGAGGCCCATGCCCTCCAGCAGTCCCCGCCGCAGCTGTGGGGCCTGGACCGTACGGCCACCGTCGGCGTCATCGACGCCCGGGCCGCCCTCGGCGTCCGGACCGCCACCCGCGTCCGGGCCGCCGTCGGCGCTCTCCGCCTGATCAGCGCCAGCGCCCCCGCCCCCGCCCCCGCCCTTCCGCGTCCGCATCAGCAGCAGCGCCTGGGTCAGGGCGACCAGCCCG
This genomic interval from Streptomyces asiaticus contains the following:
- a CDS encoding L,D-transpeptidase; this translates as MTVRRIPGAVRGGRKGLLALLLGVLLMAVAACGGGSDGGEKGKDGKGDRPRTSRAVVTIAPKDGAKGVDTSGALKVTSAKGTLSSVKVKDAKGTPVEGKIAQGGKSWRPDAHLRSDTTYTVDAVAKDAHGLTTARHATFTTLRPKNTFVGIYTPEDGTTVGVGMPVSLHFTRGITHPADVEKGIKVSASPSVPIEGHWFGNDRLDFRPEEYWKPGTKVTLRMDLDGIEGRPGVYGEQRKSVTFTIGRSQISVVDAKSKKMTVKRDGKTIKTIPITSGAPGHETYNGKMVISEKHPVTRMDGATVGFDGEYDIKDVPHAMRLSTSGTFIHGNYWAGRPTFGSSNVSHGCVGLFDQRGGGDPSTPAAWFFRKSILGDVVIVKNSHDETVQPDNGLNGWNMSWEKWKA
- the glgX gene encoding glycogen debranching protein GlgX, which gives rise to MSGAAEQETRTAQWETRDGTPARPSATAVGHPVGHRPTAVAPRRGRSPAPAAGPAVLPGSPEPLGARPCRGPDGAWGTNFALWAGGAEAVELCLFDDDGRELRCPLTELTHEVWHGFVPGVLPGRRYGYRVHGRWDPWMGARWNPAKLLLDPYARAVDGDFALPAEVYGHVRDWPQQHVADTVRDDRDSAPYVPKGVVIGDDAAAGAPDEWTEDRRPKTPWAESVIYELHVRGFTMRHPGVPPELRGTYAGLAHPAAIEHLTRLGVTAVELLPVHQFAHEDHLLRRGLRNYWGYNSIGYFAPHAGYAVGGTRGQQVGEFRRMVRALHAAGIEVILDVVYNHTAEANELGPTLSLRGVDNRGYYRLQQDPRRYADFTGCGNTLNVLQPQVLRLITDSLRYWVTEMGVDGFRFDLASALARAAHGVDMLSPFLAVIAQDPVLRRVKLIAEPWDVGSGGYQVGAFPPLWAEWNDRYRDAVRDFWRGALPDARELGYRLSGSSDLYERGGRRPYASVNFITAHDGFTLRDLVSYERKHNEANGEGNRDGSPDNRAWNCGAEGETDDPGIRALRRRQLRNLLATLLLSTGVPMLVAGDELGRTQGGNNNAYCQDNETGWLDWSLLEDPGWRALTELTARLIRLRRAHPVLRRPAFFSGLARPPEGLRDLAWFTPHGTEMTESDWYAPTTALGAYLSGRELPQRDPHGTPVSDDSFLALLHAGPRPVSFTLPGPPWARGYELLLDTTREEQDAPPGTRLAAGAPIELPERSVLLLRALTSVDLRQKTE
- a CDS encoding ABC transporter ATP-binding protein is translated as MAVTSEPRAQEGGAAPRHRSATRSLLRLWPYVRPVRARLFGAAGVAVVASCMGLVIPLVLKWMVDGPVAHRDPGGVWLGGALLLALGTAEAALFGLRRWLVGRPLASVEAAMRADLYRHLQRLPVSFHDRWASGQLLSRATTDLMLLRMFLAFPLTFLVVNGVTILAGFAILLSQEWTLGLVLMAPAVPLMILCSLFETRYATVARTVQDQTGDLTTVVEEGVLGVRIVKGFGRHRSQARAFRALSERVRSTELRKARLLAAIWALIMTLPELAIGAALVLGTVRVADGDLSAGTLVAFLSTALTLRWPVESLGFLLAMSQDAATATDRYFDVMDAEPAAAADDRLRAAPSRERDQELPARERGQEGDGGLRFEGVEFAYADAPPEEPPVLRGVDLHIRPGETMALVGATGSGKTTLTALVPRLHEVTRGRITLDGRDITALSRDELRALVAVAFEEPTLFSATAGENVLMGAADAGTEELLRALKVAQADFVHALPEGIDTEVGEQGLSLSGGQRQRLALARAVVGRPRFLVLDDPLSALDVHTEALVEAALRRVLASTTALVVAHRPSTVLLADRVALLSEGRIAAVGTHQRLLRESAEYRSLMSGQEAEEGERSP
- a CDS encoding ABC transporter ATP-binding protein; protein product: MTTVEEERESTDDWDDGDADGGRTASPDDPFDRDVLPVPKGASLALLRSLLSPRRGRVWLATVLLLLQQAAVQAGPLLVAYTIDRAVPAFRDGGHGPLIAVGAGYLGCALASGALQYAFIRASARISQDVLLDLRGRIFRHAQALSVDFHERYTSGRLISRATTDVESLRELLIEGLEELLGVALSVVYISITLLYLDWGLGGAAVLSFWPLYLLIRSFQRRSMRVYRKRSTAIAAVIVTFTETMNGIRPVQAFRRERANDARFGEQNHRHERANGDAILEMARYVVSSRLVANAAVAVIVLWGAYRVASGSLALGVLAAAALYLRRLYDPIDRLGMFLNSYQSAAASLEKIAGLLAQRPSVPEPADPKPLPPRPAEAPGREVVFDGVRFAYRTGGEVLPRFDLTLPAGQTVAVVGATGAGKSTLAKLLARFYDPSDGRVLLDGVDLRDLAMPELRRGVVMVTQEAFLFSGTVADNIAIGRPDATRAEIEQAAKAIGAHDFIASLPDGYDTDVRKRGGRISAGQRQLVAFARALLADPSVLILDEATSSLDIPGERAVQRAMDTVLRDRTAVVIAHRLSTVETADRVLVMADGRIVEDGPPDRLIAGEGRFAALHQAWRDSLV
- a CDS encoding aspartate/glutamate racemase family protein; the encoded protein is MSVPPPEAPARPIGVVRVLISEDPTAVATHGTAIEERYGLPTVSRCIPGQPYGIHDDESEARAEPKIVALARELADAGARALIISCAADPALQETREAVGVPVIGAGSAAAAVALGLGRRVGVLGIRDEAPPAVRALLGDRFTASARPHGVHRTTDLLAPEGPEAVLEAAAGLVASGADTLLLACTGLNTIGIRPLLERRLGVPVVDPVLAAGLLASYAHAA
- a CDS encoding AroM family protein, which translates into the protein MHAVDTTEAVDTTESVDRDHPAGGPALGLVTIGQAPRADLRPDAEPLLPGVRLVEHGALDADRFDGDAEAATRRLLAPEHGEAPLVSRLRDGRSVLLGHGAIVPRIADAVGRAERDGAAATLLLCTGRFPAVRAGRPLLFAEPLVQQAVAAAVGTDPVGIVCPHPDQAEDVSRRWAELLPGRVEAAVADPYGPAERVLDDVAAAARGLAERGSSWLVLDCIGYTERMRTAALRAAGRPVLLARAIAVRMAAEVVAASA
- a CDS encoding OPT family oligopeptide transporter, encoding MNPNPQATAAAADAPPRSHPRAFEPVTLILTIVLSVLGALIGIVLITTLGVSPNTAVIGALVAMLIGRIPVGVLTRMRSKHRQNLVQSAISGSTFAAANSLLTPIAVPFALGRDDLVWPMLGGAVIGLAIDSWVLYRVFDSKLLPATGSWPAGIAAAETIKAGDTGGRKAAILGVGALVGFVGALFKLPTSAAGVGFLGNIWALAMFGIGLTVGQYAPDFGFDLGAHHVPHGLMIGAGLVALTQALLLMRTRKGGGGGGGAGADQAESADGGPDAGGGPDAEGGPGVDDADGGRTVQAPQLRRGLLEGMGLFVCGAVVVAIAGGVGGGLSLPALVGWVLLAGVAAIVHQLIVGLAAMHSGWFPAFAVTLIFLIIGLVLHIPTVPLALLVGYTASTGPAFADLGYDFKAGWLLRRDAAPWRPFEIEGRRQQYLAQLVGFGVALVVVAVAWKAFFSDGKVPPVAEVYVTTIKTGLEPGTMTTMLLWAIPGALVQLIGGPSRQMGVLLATGLLVATPQAGWMVLGALVIRQLYTMWRRRGIADARARKESDEQAENELSLVGAGLVAGSSLNDVGQLTKAL